In Pseudomonas sp. Leaf58, one DNA window encodes the following:
- the ligA gene encoding NAD-dependent DNA ligase LigA: protein MTAETRIHELRHQLDQHNYRYYVLDEPSVPDAEYDRLFNELKALEAEHPHLITPDSPTQRVGGQALAAFSQVRHEVPMLSLGNAFEEADLREFGRRVVEGLDQPGAVDYSCEPKLDGLAVSLLYRDGQLVQGATRGDGTTGEDISANVRTVRNIPLKLQGEGWPAVLEVRGEVYMSKAGFDRLNAAQAQAGGKTFANPRNAAAGSLRQLDSKITASRPLEFCCYGVGQLSESIGDSHIGTLEQLKAWGLPISRELKHAAGIEECLAYYRDIGERRNSLPYEIDGVVFKVNSLAAQRELGFRAREPRWAIAHKFPAMEELTEVLDVEFQVGRTGAVTPVARLKPVKVAGVTVSNATLHNMDEIARLGLRIGDTVIIRRAGDVIPQVMQVVLERRPEHARPVEVPSACPVCGSQVERTQLVKRSKGKETTSEGAVYRCVGRLACGAQLKQAIIHYVSRRAMDIDGLGEKSVEQLVDEGLIGSPADLYKLEFDQIVGLEGFAEVSSKKLLDAIEASKRPGLARFIYALGIPDVGEETAKVLARSLGSLERVQQALPQVLTYLPDIGLEVAHEIHNFFEDEHNRKVIKQLLDSGMQLQDEGELAAEFAASTTLAGMIAKLDIASVGPTGAEKLVAKLDSLDKIIAADGIDLRQALAAKQAEAVREFFKDEANQQLARAIEAQLLAFGMHWSSEKKVAEGLPLAGQTWVLTGTLERMSRDIAKDKLESLGAKVAGSVSGKTHCVVAGPGAGSKLAKASELGVKVLDEDAFVTFLGEQGIAV from the coding sequence ATGACCGCCGAAACCCGCATCCACGAGCTCCGTCATCAGCTCGACCAGCACAACTACCGCTACTACGTGCTCGACGAGCCCAGCGTGCCCGATGCCGAATACGACCGACTGTTCAACGAGCTCAAAGCGCTTGAAGCCGAACACCCGCACCTGATAACCCCCGACTCGCCCACTCAGCGCGTGGGCGGCCAGGCCCTGGCTGCGTTCAGCCAAGTGCGCCACGAAGTGCCCATGCTCAGCCTGGGCAACGCCTTCGAAGAAGCCGACCTGCGCGAGTTCGGGCGCCGTGTGGTAGAGGGCCTCGACCAGCCCGGCGCGGTCGATTACAGCTGCGAACCCAAGCTCGACGGACTAGCCGTAAGCTTGTTGTACCGCGACGGCCAGTTGGTACAGGGTGCCACCCGTGGTGACGGCACCACCGGCGAAGACATCAGTGCTAACGTGCGCACCGTGCGCAATATCCCGCTCAAGCTGCAGGGCGAGGGCTGGCCGGCGGTGCTGGAGGTGCGCGGCGAGGTGTACATGAGCAAGGCCGGTTTCGACCGGCTTAACGCCGCCCAGGCCCAAGCTGGCGGCAAGACCTTTGCCAACCCGCGCAACGCCGCCGCAGGCAGCCTGCGTCAGCTGGATTCGAAGATTACCGCCAGCCGCCCGCTGGAGTTCTGCTGCTATGGTGTCGGCCAGTTGTCCGAAAGCATCGGCGACAGCCACATCGGCACCCTCGAGCAGCTCAAGGCCTGGGGCCTGCCAATTAGCCGCGAGCTCAAGCATGCGGCGGGCATCGAAGAGTGCCTGGCCTACTACCGTGACATTGGTGAACGGCGCAACAGCCTGCCGTACGAGATCGACGGGGTGGTGTTCAAGGTCAATAGCCTGGCCGCCCAGCGTGAACTGGGCTTCCGCGCCCGTGAGCCCCGTTGGGCGATTGCCCACAAGTTCCCGGCCATGGAAGAGCTGACCGAGGTGCTGGACGTCGAGTTCCAGGTTGGCCGCACCGGCGCGGTAACGCCCGTGGCACGCTTGAAGCCGGTCAAGGTGGCCGGCGTGACCGTGTCCAACGCCACCCTGCACAACATGGATGAAATCGCCCGCCTGGGCCTGCGCATTGGTGACACGGTGATTATTCGCCGCGCCGGTGACGTGATTCCGCAAGTGATGCAGGTGGTGCTGGAGCGCCGCCCGGAACATGCCCGCCCGGTAGAAGTGCCCAGCGCGTGCCCGGTGTGCGGCTCGCAGGTCGAGCGTACCCAACTGGTGAAGCGCAGCAAGGGCAAGGAAACCACCAGCGAAGGCGCGGTGTACCGCTGCGTCGGTCGTCTGGCCTGTGGCGCGCAGCTGAAGCAGGCGATCATTCACTACGTGTCGCGCCGGGCCATGGATATCGACGGCTTGGGCGAGAAGAGCGTCGAGCAACTGGTGGATGAAGGCCTGATCGGTTCGCCGGCGGACCTGTACAAGTTGGAATTCGACCAGATCGTCGGCTTGGAAGGCTTCGCCGAAGTGTCCAGCAAGAAGCTGCTGGATGCCATCGAAGCCAGCAAACGGCCAGGCCTGGCGCGCTTCATTTATGCCCTGGGCATCCCGGACGTCGGCGAAGAGACCGCCAAGGTGCTGGCCCGCTCGCTGGGCAGCCTGGAGCGCGTGCAGCAGGCGCTACCGCAGGTGCTCACCTACCTGCCGGACATTGGCCTGGAGGTTGCGCACGAGATCCACAACTTCTTTGAAGATGAGCACAACCGCAAGGTCATCAAGCAACTGCTCGATAGCGGCATGCAACTACAGGACGAAGGCGAACTGGCTGCCGAATTCGCCGCCAGCACCACCCTGGCCGGGATGATCGCCAAGCTCGACATCGCCTCGGTTGGCCCGACCGGTGCCGAGAAGCTGGTAGCCAAGCTCGACAGCCTGGACAAGATCATCGCCGCCGACGGCATCGACCTGCGCCAGGCCCTGGCGGCCAAGCAGGCCGAAGCCGTGCGCGAGTTCTTCAAGGATGAAGCCAATCAGCAACTGGCGCGGGCTATCGAAGCGCAGTTGCTGGCATTTGGCATGCACTGGAGCAGCGAGAAGAAAGTGGCCGAAGGCTTGCCACTGGCCGGGCAGACCTGGGTGCTTACCGGCACCTTGGAGCGCATGAGCCGTGACATTGCCAAGGACAAGTTGGAAAGCCTGGGGGCCAAGGTGGCCGGTTCGGTTTCCGGCAAGACCCACTGCGTGGTGGCCGGGCCGGGGGCGGGCTCCAAGCTGGCCAAGGCCAGCGAGTTGGGGGTGAAGGTGCTCGATGAAGATGCTTTCGTCACCTTCCTGGGCGAGCAGGGCATCGCGGTTTAA
- the zipA gene encoding cell division protein ZipA, whose product MEIGLREWLIVIGIIVIAGILFDGWRRMRGGKGKLKFRLDRSYTNLPDEEGGSPEVLGPSRVLDAHKEPELDESDLPSLSASARDREREPKPAKASKRGKRAAAEVQQGDLNLSAEPRETDLFADSDDDFAADNTRSSGAAPASNSVKELPPAEEVLVISVISRDEGGFKGPALLQNILESGLRFGEMDIFHRHESMAGHGEVLFSMANAVKPGVFDLDDIDHFSTRAVSFFLGLPGPRHPKQAFDVMVAAARKLAHELNGELKDDQRSVLTAQTIEHYRQRIVEFERRALTQKR is encoded by the coding sequence ATGGAAATCGGTCTGCGCGAGTGGCTGATCGTCATCGGCATCATTGTCATTGCCGGGATTCTTTTCGACGGCTGGCGCCGCATGCGCGGCGGGAAAGGCAAGTTGAAATTCCGTCTGGATCGCAGTTATACCAACCTGCCGGACGAAGAGGGCGGTAGCCCCGAAGTGCTTGGCCCGTCGCGGGTGCTGGATGCCCATAAGGAACCTGAGCTGGACGAAAGCGATCTGCCGTCGCTAAGCGCCTCTGCGCGTGATCGCGAGCGCGAGCCCAAACCAGCCAAGGCCAGCAAGCGTGGCAAGCGTGCTGCTGCTGAAGTGCAGCAGGGTGACTTGAACCTGAGCGCTGAGCCGCGTGAGACCGACTTGTTTGCCGACAGCGATGACGACTTTGCCGCGGACAACACCCGCAGCAGTGGTGCAGCGCCTGCCAGCAACAGCGTCAAGGAGCTGCCGCCGGCCGAAGAAGTGCTGGTCATCAGCGTGATCTCGCGCGACGAGGGTGGCTTCAAGGGGCCGGCGCTGTTGCAGAACATTCTGGAGAGCGGCCTGCGCTTTGGCGAAATGGACATCTTCCACCGTCACGAGAGCATGGCCGGCCACGGCGAAGTGCTGTTCTCCATGGCCAACGCCGTCAAGCCTGGTGTGTTCGACCTGGACGACATTGACCACTTCAGCACCCGTGCCGTGAGCTTCTTCCTCGGCCTACCGGGCCCGCGTCATCCGAAGCAGGCCTTCGACGTGATGGTGGCTGCGGCGCGCAAGTTGGCCCACGAACTGAACGGTGAGCTCAAGGACGACCAGCGCAGCGTGCTGACCGCCCAGACCATCGAGCACTACCGCCAGCGCATCGTCGAGTTCGAGCGCCGCGCGCTGACCCAAAAGCGCTGA